A genomic window from Mustela erminea isolate mMusErm1 chromosome 16, mMusErm1.Pri, whole genome shotgun sequence includes:
- the LOC116575562 gene encoding uncharacterized protein LOC116575562 isoform X5 → MCAGCFIHLLADARLKEEQATCPNCRCEISKSLCCRNLAVEKAVSELPSECGFCLRQFPRSLLERHQKEECQDRVTQCKYKRIGCPWHGPFHELTVHEAACAHPTKTGNELMEILDEMDQSHRKEMQLYNSIFSLLSFEKIGYTGLHSPWDGQCLSRRWVYLGGPGSQGPALWSQRREEHSAHPVLQADTAVAAGLLRPSRRCPGAGLLRELRVLRSKCRVGSGRPGTGRLDRAQARWISRALLATATAFGHAGEREPGQGLVQTQEQQEAPADTGAAEGDCGPLLLSPQQAAGSASRAATGNRSRHAILPGLGLARCGPAQA, encoded by the exons ATGTGCGCTGGCTGTTTTATCCACCTACTAGCAGATGCCCGGCTGAAGGAGGAGCAGGCCACGTGCCCTAACTGTCGTTGTGAGATCAGTAAGAGCCTTTGCTGCCGCAACCTGGCCGTGGAGAAGGCCGTGAGCGAGCTGCCCTCCGAGTGTGGCTTCTGCCTGCGCCAGTTTCCCCGCTCCCTCCTGGAGAGGCACCAGAAAGAGGAGTGCCAGGACAG GGTGACCCAGTGCAAATACAAGCGCATCGGCTGCCCGTGGCACGGTCCCTTCCATGAGCTGACGGTGCATGAGGCTGCCTGTGCCCACCCCACCAAGACGGGCAACGAGCTGATGGAGATCCTCGACGAGATGGACCAGAGCCACCGCAAGGAGATGCAGCTGTACAACAGCATCTTCAGCCTGCTCAGCTTTGAGAAGATCGGTTACACAG GGCTGCACAGCCCTTGGGACGGTCAGTGTCTGAGCAGAAGGTGGGTGTATCTTGGAGGGCCCGGCAGCCAGGGGCCTGCCCTGTGGAGCCAAAGGCGAGAAGAGCACTCAGCACATCCGGTCCTGCAGGCAGATACTGCCGTGGCCGCGGGGCTCCTGAGGCCATCAAGAAGATGCCCAGGGGCAGGGCTCCTGCGTGAGCTGAGGGTGCTCCGCTCAAAATGCAGAGTTGGGAGTGGACGCCCAGGGACGGGCAGGCTGGACCGCGCTCAGGCCCGCTGGATCTCACGGGCTCTCCTGGCCACGGCCACTGCTTTTGGACATGCTGGGGAGCGGGAACCAGGCCAGGGCCTGGTCCAGACACAAGAACAGCAAGAAGCACCTGCTGACACAGGGGCCGCTGAGGGAGACTGCGGCCCTCTACTGCTCAGCCCACAGCAGGCAGCCGGCTCAGCATCAAGGGCAGCCACAGGCAACCGGTCACGCCATGCCATCCTGCCTGGACTAGGCCTGGCTAGGTGCGGGCCTGCACAGGCCTGA
- the LOC116575562 gene encoding uncharacterized protein LOC116575562 isoform X4, whose translation MCKDSREGAGCSGQCLGLRSAGSQRKGVCRLRSQCTNGHLMCAGCFIHLLADARLKEEQATCPNCRCEISKSLCCRNLAVEKAVSELPSECGFCLRQFPRSLLERHQKEECQDRVTQCKYKRIGCPWHGPFHELTVHEAACAHPTKTGNELMEILDEMDQSHRKEMQLYNSIFSLLSFEKIGYTGLHSPWDGQCLSRRWVYLGGPGSQGPALWSQRREEHSAHPVLQADTAVAAGLLRPSRRCPGAGLLRELRVLRSKCRVGSGRPGTGRLDRAQARWISRALLATATAFGHAGEREPGQGLVQTQEQQEAPADTGAAEGDCGPLLLSPQQAAGSASRAATGNRSRHAILPGLGLARCGPAQA comes from the exons TGTACTAACGGTCACTTGATGTGCGCTGGCTGTTTTATCCACCTACTAGCAGATGCCCGGCTGAAGGAGGAGCAGGCCACGTGCCCTAACTGTCGTTGTGAGATCAGTAAGAGCCTTTGCTGCCGCAACCTGGCCGTGGAGAAGGCCGTGAGCGAGCTGCCCTCCGAGTGTGGCTTCTGCCTGCGCCAGTTTCCCCGCTCCCTCCTGGAGAGGCACCAGAAAGAGGAGTGCCAGGACAG GGTGACCCAGTGCAAATACAAGCGCATCGGCTGCCCGTGGCACGGTCCCTTCCATGAGCTGACGGTGCATGAGGCTGCCTGTGCCCACCCCACCAAGACGGGCAACGAGCTGATGGAGATCCTCGACGAGATGGACCAGAGCCACCGCAAGGAGATGCAGCTGTACAACAGCATCTTCAGCCTGCTCAGCTTTGAGAAGATCGGTTACACAG GGCTGCACAGCCCTTGGGACGGTCAGTGTCTGAGCAGAAGGTGGGTGTATCTTGGAGGGCCCGGCAGCCAGGGGCCTGCCCTGTGGAGCCAAAGGCGAGAAGAGCACTCAGCACATCCGGTCCTGCAGGCAGATACTGCCGTGGCCGCGGGGCTCCTGAGGCCATCAAGAAGATGCCCAGGGGCAGGGCTCCTGCGTGAGCTGAGGGTGCTCCGCTCAAAATGCAGAGTTGGGAGTGGACGCCCAGGGACGGGCAGGCTGGACCGCGCTCAGGCCCGCTGGATCTCACGGGCTCTCCTGGCCACGGCCACTGCTTTTGGACATGCTGGGGAGCGGGAACCAGGCCAGGGCCTGGTCCAGACACAAGAACAGCAAGAAGCACCTGCTGACACAGGGGCCGCTGAGGGAGACTGCGGCCCTCTACTGCTCAGCCCACAGCAGGCAGCCGGCTCAGCATCAAGGGCAGCCACAGGCAACCGGTCACGCCATGCCATCCTGCCTGGACTAGGCCTGGCTAGGTGCGGGCCTGCACAGGCCTGA